One Maribacter cobaltidurans genomic window carries:
- a CDS encoding c-type heme family protein — MKNLLTLVSILILASCKNSDKTEKPVSQLKSGNLDVYQESMLKGKELMESKCYVCHGPEASEDSRIAPPMVAIKARYLMGNPSKEEFGNAIWNFVEKPSMEKGKMKGALKRFGVMPYQPYSEEEIRLISDYIYEFKIEEPEWFKEHWEKGHEKGNYQQQGKDFDTKFKSSPKTVKEIGLEMALSTQKVLGKNLMGKMQKEGPVAALKFCNEKAYPLTDSMAIVHGANIKRVSDRARNPMNRANTQELKYIAYFKERIKAEEDYEPISVEIGDKTNFYYPIITNDMCLKCHGKKGNDIRAEVVSILQERYPEDEAIGYSANEVRGIWSIVLEGGSQR, encoded by the coding sequence ATGAAGAACCTTCTTACACTAGTCTCCATTCTGATATTGGCCAGTTGCAAAAATTCCGATAAAACGGAAAAACCGGTATCGCAGTTAAAAAGTGGCAACCTGGATGTCTATCAGGAAAGTATGCTCAAAGGTAAGGAGTTGATGGAGTCCAAATGCTATGTGTGCCATGGCCCCGAAGCATCGGAAGATTCGAGAATTGCACCTCCTATGGTGGCCATCAAGGCAAGATATCTCATGGGGAATCCCTCGAAAGAGGAATTCGGTAACGCCATTTGGAATTTTGTTGAAAAACCTTCCATGGAAAAAGGGAAAATGAAGGGGGCCCTTAAAAGATTTGGGGTAATGCCCTATCAGCCGTATTCGGAAGAAGAGATACGACTCATATCGGATTACATTTATGAATTTAAAATAGAAGAGCCGGAGTGGTTCAAAGAACATTGGGAAAAAGGCCATGAAAAAGGTAATTATCAACAACAAGGAAAGGATTTTGATACAAAGTTCAAATCCTCTCCAAAAACGGTTAAGGAAATAGGTTTGGAAATGGCCTTGAGCACCCAAAAGGTATTGGGTAAAAACCTGATGGGGAAAATGCAAAAAGAAGGTCCGGTCGCGGCACTTAAGTTTTGTAACGAAAAAGCATATCCCTTAACGGATAGTATGGCTATCGTACATGGAGCCAATATTAAGAGAGTATCGGACAGAGCAAGAAATCCCATGAACCGCGCCAATACCCAAGAGTTGAAATACATTGCATATTTTAAGGAAAGAATCAAAGCCGAGGAAGATTATGAACCTATAAGTGTTGAAATAGGTGACAAGACCAATTTCTACTACCCTATTATAACCAATGATATGTGCCTAAAATGTCATGGTAAAAAAGGAAATGATATAAGAGCCGAGGTCGTTTCCATACTACAAGAAAGGTATCCAGAAGACGAAGCCATTGGTTATTCGGCCAATGAGGTCAGGGGTATTTGGAGCATTGTTTTAGAAGGTGGAAGTCAGCGTTAG
- a CDS encoding heavy-metal-associated domain-containing protein → MKATVMVQNLKCGGCAKTIIDKVSELENVSDVQVDVDTSSVSFNYQELDDALLVKQRLKQLGYPSVDMKNTTSSMLKSYLSCASGKMK, encoded by the coding sequence ATGAAAGCAACAGTAATGGTACAGAATCTAAAGTGTGGAGGTTGCGCAAAAACCATTATCGACAAGGTTTCGGAACTTGAGAATGTTTCCGATGTTCAGGTGGATGTTGACACATCTTCCGTTTCGTTCAACTACCAGGAATTAGATGATGCCCTTTTGGTCAAACAAAGGCTCAAACAGCTTGGATACCCTTCCGTAGATATGAAAAATACCACTAGCTCTATGCTAAAATCCTATTTGAGCTGCGCCAGTGGCAAGATGAAATAA
- a CDS encoding OprD family outer membrane porin, with translation MRNLFWFLIFPFLIYSQDRKNTKVQGLLSGQWRSYFMHTVNKDELKDFTALSTGGYLKYQLKFSNTFTLGAALYNSTNLGLQDLTVPDGVTGKLSRYEEGQFDRLDLENDAVFLLGELYLDYRLKRHQFTLGRMKINTPLINPQDGRMIPTLVQGFWYKYKMKSDQTFQFGVLNGIAPRSTGGFFGIGESIGTYPVGRFIFGEESLYAGNTKSDFILMFNADFKLAEELKVDFWNYYVDNIYNAIYLKPSVKLNEKWMLQGEWLHQNRIEDGGNAIQGLRYFAQSSSDILGLQWKYEFGKSRFSLGYDYILPGGQFITPREWGREDLFSFQKRERSEGSANNHAVVLTYGNSWSVGKDVDVKSILSLGRHWKPSVTDAENNKYAMPDYTHINLDLFLNIKGLKNLKPELLVTGKIGNGDIPDNPNFYFNKVDMLHVDFILNYNF, from the coding sequence ATGAGAAATTTATTTTGGTTTTTAATTTTTCCGTTCTTGATTTATTCCCAGGATAGGAAGAATACCAAGGTTCAAGGGCTACTTTCCGGTCAATGGAGAAGTTATTTCATGCATACTGTCAATAAGGATGAACTAAAGGATTTTACGGCACTTTCCACCGGTGGATACTTAAAATATCAATTGAAGTTCTCAAATACCTTTACATTGGGGGCGGCACTGTACAATTCTACAAATTTAGGTTTACAGGATTTGACCGTTCCGGATGGGGTAACCGGCAAATTAAGTAGATATGAAGAAGGTCAGTTTGATCGCTTAGATTTGGAAAACGATGCTGTTTTCTTACTGGGAGAGTTGTATTTGGACTATCGGTTGAAAAGGCATCAGTTTACTTTGGGACGTATGAAAATAAATACGCCCTTGATCAATCCCCAGGATGGCAGAATGATACCGACGTTGGTTCAGGGGTTTTGGTATAAATACAAAATGAAATCGGACCAAACATTCCAATTTGGAGTTTTGAATGGAATTGCTCCTCGTTCTACGGGAGGTTTTTTTGGAATAGGGGAAAGTATCGGGACATACCCGGTAGGTAGATTTATTTTTGGTGAAGAAAGTCTTTACGCAGGAAACACGAAATCTGATTTTATCCTCATGTTCAATGCTGATTTTAAACTTGCAGAAGAGCTTAAGGTTGATTTTTGGAATTATTATGTGGACAATATCTATAATGCCATCTACCTAAAACCCAGTGTTAAACTGAACGAAAAATGGATGTTGCAGGGAGAATGGTTACATCAGAATAGAATAGAGGACGGGGGTAATGCCATTCAGGGGTTAAGATACTTTGCCCAATCCTCCTCAGATATTTTGGGTTTACAATGGAAATATGAATTTGGGAAATCCCGATTTTCCCTAGGGTACGATTACATTTTACCGGGAGGTCAGTTTATAACACCCCGTGAATGGGGTAGGGAAGACCTTTTCAGTTTTCAAAAAAGAGAACGCAGCGAAGGTTCGGCCAACAATCATGCGGTAGTATTAACCTATGGAAATTCTTGGTCCGTTGGAAAGGACGTGGATGTAAAGAGCATCCTAAGTTTAGGCAGGCATTGGAAGCCATCGGTCACGGACGCTGAAAATAATAAATATGCCATGCCGGACTATACCCATATCAACTTGGACTTGTTTTTGAATATAAAGGGTCTAAAAAACTTAAAACCAGAGCTTTTGGTTACCGGTAAAATTGGTAATGGAGATATTCCTGACAATCCCAACTTCTACTTCAACAAGGTGGATATGCTACACGTAGATTTTATTCTTAACTACAACTTTTAA
- a CDS encoding c-type cytochrome: MEHFGYLVRRLFWLFVTVLILVTVLFITLLTYRPAPSPKENTLLVEEKIEEWQPKNVLKALDDGSMSPAVKRGFLLVSETSGQMGPQAKNPNNRFAGNNLSCTNCHLQYGTQAGSGSWVGVVDRFPQFRGRENRIGDLQDRINGCMERSMNGRKLPKDSEEIRAIVAYMEWLGDDLPQEKEKEYKGYPKIKIPEVKVDLTVGKAVYDKECVVCHGADGQGIKKPDASKGYLYPPLWGPDSFNNGAGMHRVITSAEFIKSNMPFGLATYKNPKLTDEEAYHVAGYINSFDRPIKSNTEEDFPDKKLKPVSTSYGPWMDNFSQEQHKYGPFPPIIAYYKEKYNIEKSK, translated from the coding sequence ATGGAGCATTTTGGATATTTGGTAAGACGTCTTTTTTGGTTGTTTGTAACCGTCCTCATCTTGGTTACGGTGCTTTTTATCACACTGTTGACGTATCGGCCTGCTCCATCTCCTAAAGAAAATACCCTTTTGGTTGAAGAAAAAATTGAGGAGTGGCAACCTAAAAATGTGTTGAAGGCTTTGGACGATGGAAGTATGTCTCCTGCAGTAAAGAGAGGTTTTTTATTGGTTTCCGAAACTTCGGGTCAGATGGGGCCACAAGCTAAGAACCCGAATAACCGATTTGCGGGTAATAATCTGTCCTGTACCAATTGCCATTTACAATATGGGACACAGGCAGGTTCTGGTTCATGGGTTGGGGTGGTGGATCGATTTCCTCAATTTCGTGGTCGGGAAAATAGAATAGGTGATTTACAGGACCGGATCAATGGTTGTATGGAGCGAAGCATGAATGGAAGGAAGTTGCCAAAAGATTCTGAGGAAATACGAGCTATTGTGGCCTATATGGAATGGTTGGGTGATGATTTGCCCCAAGAAAAGGAAAAGGAGTACAAAGGCTATCCTAAAATTAAGATACCTGAAGTAAAGGTTGATTTAACCGTGGGTAAAGCGGTATATGATAAGGAATGTGTGGTCTGTCATGGAGCGGACGGTCAGGGCATAAAAAAGCCTGATGCAAGCAAAGGGTATTTATACCCACCCTTGTGGGGACCCGATAGTTTTAACAATGGGGCGGGGATGCATCGGGTCATAACTTCCGCAGAATTTATAAAAAGTAATATGCCTTTTGGATTGGCTACCTATAAAAATCCAAAACTCACCGATGAAGAGGCGTATCATGTAGCGGGATACATCAATAGTTTTGATCGTCCCATAAAGAGCAATACGGAGGAGGATTTTCCCGATAAGAAATTAAAGCCCGTTTCTACTTCTTATGGTCCTTGGATGGACAATTTTTCCCAAGAACAGCACAAATACGGACCCTTTCCTCCAATAATAGCATACTACAAGGAGAAATATAATATTGAAAAGTCCAAATAA
- a CDS encoding class I SAM-dependent methyltransferase — translation MKDFWNQRYAEEEFAYGKQPNEFLKKRLDLLEPGTLLLPAEGEGRNALYALQKGWEVSCFDYSESAQKKAEGLIKAYGFDLDYQVTDILEYTTETCFDVLGFSYVHFPKEIRARAHKHLISFLKPGGTIIFEAFSKSQMGKPSGGPKNVDMLFSIEEIKTEFKGIQFTYLEELNIVLTEGHYHVGEASVIRFIGKKGD, via the coding sequence ATGAAGGATTTTTGGAACCAAAGATATGCCGAGGAAGAATTCGCTTATGGCAAACAACCGAACGAATTCCTTAAGAAGCGATTGGACCTTTTGGAACCAGGTACTCTTTTACTGCCTGCAGAAGGTGAAGGTAGAAATGCGCTTTACGCATTACAAAAAGGCTGGGAAGTAAGTTGTTTCGATTATAGTGAATCTGCTCAAAAGAAAGCGGAAGGGCTTATTAAAGCCTATGGTTTTGATCTTGACTATCAGGTAACCGATATATTGGAATATACCACGGAAACATGTTTTGATGTTCTAGGCTTTAGCTACGTCCACTTTCCCAAGGAAATTAGGGCAAGGGCACATAAGCATCTTATCTCATTTCTAAAGCCAGGGGGAACCATCATTTTTGAGGCCTTTTCAAAATCACAGATGGGTAAACCCTCGGGAGGACCTAAAAACGTGGATATGCTTTTTTCCATAGAGGAAATTAAAACGGAATTCAAAGGCATTCAATTTACCTATTTAGAAGAGTTAAATATCGTATTGACAGAAGGACACTACCATGTAGGCGAAGCTTCAGTAATCCGGTTTATAGGTAAAAAAGGGGACTGA
- a CDS encoding rhodanese-like domain-containing protein, whose product MSFLSSLFGSKSTTDNGNIVILDKNDYAKAISSNKVQLVDVRTPSEYNGGHIKKAINIDFFNASNFKSAFDKLNKTQPVYLYCRSGARSQKAARKLVGMGFTEIYDLRGGYSSWN is encoded by the coding sequence ATGTCATTTCTTAGTTCACTATTTGGTTCCAAAAGCACAACGGACAATGGAAACATTGTCATTTTGGACAAAAACGATTATGCAAAGGCAATTTCCTCCAATAAGGTTCAATTGGTGGATGTTAGAACTCCCTCGGAATATAATGGGGGACACATTAAAAAGGCCATCAACATAGACTTTTTTAATGCCTCCAATTTTAAAAGCGCTTTTGATAAATTGAATAAAACTCAACCCGTTTACCTATACTGCAGATCAGGAGCTAGAAGCCAGAAAGCGGCCCGAAAACTTGTAGGCATGGGCTTCACCGAAATCTATGATTTGCGAGGAGGTTATAGTTCATGGAACTAA
- a CDS encoding DsrE family protein yields MKFGISVLVSLLCMGFSMAQDWETPIITGYGKIKSFKDVAVQPDASLEYKLVFDITSESEMDGVNKGLWKIARLINMLGSSGVPSDKVHIVAAIHGGATFATLSDTKHKEKYDKVNPNTELLGLLKDYGVELYVCSQATAARNITAEDLNPNTELALSAMTVLSNYQLKGYALMP; encoded by the coding sequence ATGAAATTTGGAATCAGCGTATTAGTTTCTTTATTATGTATGGGTTTTTCCATGGCACAAGACTGGGAAACTCCTATAATAACAGGGTATGGTAAAATTAAAAGTTTTAAGGATGTAGCGGTTCAACCTGACGCCTCCTTGGAATACAAATTGGTTTTTGATATCACCAGCGAGTCCGAAATGGACGGTGTTAATAAAGGTTTGTGGAAAATTGCCCGACTTATAAACATGCTAGGTTCATCCGGTGTTCCTTCTGATAAGGTACATATTGTAGCCGCCATTCATGGGGGTGCTACCTTTGCCACATTGAGCGACACCAAACATAAAGAAAAGTACGATAAGGTCAATCCCAATACGGAGTTACTGGGTCTCTTGAAAGATTATGGAGTGGAGCTCTATGTCTGCTCCCAGGCCACCGCTGCGCGGAATATTACAGCTGAGGACCTAAATCCCAATACGGAATTGGCGTTGTCTGCCATGACCGTCTTATCCAACTATCAGTTGAAAGGGTATGCCCTAATGCCATAG
- a CDS encoding TonB-dependent receptor: MNLKYFGLLGALLLVNLAHAQNFKGKIVSEIKNEGLSGAHIQVKGGSPTFTDSQGNFELQINESGQLLKVSFMGFETKELLVYPSSETTIISLKESPIPIQGVLVTGQFKDDPVLTMETNDYVKKIVQPRNVADLFQDINGFSLIKRGNYAIDPSFRASQYEQLNVQFDGGIKVMHACPNRMDPITTHVNPEEIEKIEIIKGPYTVRYGATFGGIVNMVTQKPLDGEYGLSGHVNAGYESNGNSMVSSAQVQQATSKYDIRGTFGFRDFGNYKDGDGTEIPSSFRSLEYGARAGYNFSGNQRLQANWRQSYGRDVLHAGLPMDTNEDNSSMLSLDYRLAGLQGLVKNITAKAYYSYVDHVMSNTKRPTFMMTEAISEIDATTAGGKLELKLTPNDKLSVYSGLDFLNIARDGVRTRLVKRNMMGPLPTPIEFVDKVWQDSYINDLGIFVETKYPLSPKTLWTSGIRYDNVTSEIKDPADDFLALYPDLEKRTEHNISATTSIKYAPSTEFIMEVAYGRGVRSANMIERVINHFTVGQDPYEYIGNPNLKAEVNNQFEIGFKGRIALSDVNSTRFNYSTSFYYSLYENYIVPVIDESLTRKYMPANEPVNPKVFQNLDESYKTGFEVMAGFDFWNGFTFNTELAYVYAKNKDLNESLPLVPPLMSRFKLGYEAEKFWVNANYTITSKQENIAPSFGEQVTPGYEVMDVRLGVNLIKNVSLGVAVLNLFDVTYNNHLNFAFNNQANFSRTPINDPGRNFSAFMQYKF, translated from the coding sequence ATGAATCTAAAGTATTTTGGGTTACTTGGGGCGTTGCTTCTGGTCAACCTTGCTCATGCACAAAATTTTAAAGGAAAAATAGTATCCGAAATAAAGAACGAAGGCTTGTCCGGTGCCCATATTCAGGTTAAGGGTGGTTCACCTACCTTCACGGATTCTCAAGGCAACTTTGAACTTCAAATCAATGAAAGCGGGCAGTTGTTGAAGGTATCCTTCATGGGGTTCGAGACCAAGGAACTGCTGGTATATCCTTCCTCGGAAACTACGATTATCTCCTTGAAGGAGTCACCTATTCCTATTCAGGGAGTTCTGGTTACGGGTCAGTTCAAGGACGATCCTGTTCTTACTATGGAAACCAATGATTATGTGAAGAAAATCGTTCAACCTAGGAATGTGGCCGACCTTTTTCAAGATATCAATGGATTTTCATTAATAAAAAGAGGCAACTATGCCATTGACCCTAGTTTTAGGGCTTCGCAGTACGAGCAATTAAATGTTCAGTTCGATGGGGGTATCAAAGTAATGCATGCCTGTCCCAATAGAATGGACCCTATTACCACGCACGTCAATCCGGAAGAGATAGAAAAGATTGAAATCATTAAAGGTCCATATACGGTGCGATATGGGGCTACTTTTGGAGGTATTGTCAATATGGTTACCCAAAAACCTTTGGACGGCGAATATGGCCTTAGTGGGCATGTAAATGCAGGGTATGAAAGTAATGGCAACTCAATGGTCTCCTCTGCCCAAGTCCAACAGGCTACTTCCAAATATGATATCAGAGGAACTTTCGGGTTTAGGGATTTTGGAAATTATAAAGATGGTGACGGAACGGAAATACCCTCCTCTTTTAGAAGTCTGGAATACGGTGCAAGAGCGGGTTATAATTTTAGTGGGAACCAAAGGTTACAGGCCAATTGGCGGCAATCCTATGGAAGGGATGTTTTGCATGCCGGCCTTCCCATGGATACCAATGAGGATAATAGCAGTATGTTGTCCCTGGATTATAGGTTGGCAGGACTTCAAGGTCTGGTAAAAAATATCACGGCCAAGGCGTATTATAGCTACGTGGATCATGTGATGTCCAATACCAAAAGACCTACATTTATGATGACGGAAGCCATTTCTGAAATTGATGCAACCACGGCAGGAGGAAAGCTGGAGCTCAAGTTAACGCCAAATGATAAACTTTCTGTTTATTCAGGGTTGGACTTTTTGAATATTGCTAGGGATGGGGTCCGTACACGGCTGGTTAAAAGAAATATGATGGGACCGTTACCTACTCCAATCGAATTCGTGGATAAAGTATGGCAAGACTCCTATATCAACGACCTCGGTATTTTTGTAGAAACGAAATACCCCTTAAGCCCAAAGACGCTTTGGACATCTGGTATACGTTACGATAATGTGACTTCGGAAATTAAAGATCCAGCGGATGATTTTCTGGCCTTATATCCAGATCTGGAAAAACGCACGGAGCATAACATAAGTGCAACAACTTCCATAAAATATGCGCCTTCAACAGAATTTATAATGGAAGTAGCCTATGGTAGGGGAGTTAGGTCCGCAAATATGATTGAGCGCGTAATAAATCATTTTACAGTAGGGCAGGATCCTTATGAATATATAGGAAACCCTAATTTAAAGGCTGAGGTTAACAATCAGTTTGAAATTGGGTTTAAGGGAAGAATAGCTTTATCGGATGTCAATAGCACCCGTTTCAACTATAGTACGTCATTCTATTACTCACTGTATGAGAACTATATCGTTCCGGTCATCGATGAATCCTTGACCAGAAAGTACATGCCAGCGAATGAACCGGTAAACCCCAAGGTCTTCCAAAATTTGGATGAATCCTATAAAACCGGGTTTGAAGTGATGGCGGGATTTGATTTTTGGAATGGTTTTACTTTCAATACGGAATTGGCCTATGTGTATGCCAAGAACAAAGATTTGAACGAATCCTTGCCTCTGGTACCCCCATTGATGAGCAGGTTTAAACTGGGTTACGAAGCGGAGAAATTTTGGGTAAATGCCAATTATACCATTACCTCCAAGCAAGAAAATATTGCACCCTCCTTTGGAGAGCAAGTAACGCCGGGTTATGAAGTAATGGATGTTCGTCTAGGCGTAAACCTGATCAAGAATGTTTCATTAGGAGTGGCGGTTTTGAATTTGTTTGATGTTACCTATAACAATCACTTAAACTTCGCTTTTAACAATCAGGCTAATTTTAGTAGAACCCCTATTAACGACCCGGGAAGAAATTTTTCCGCTTTTATGCAGTATAAATTTTAG
- a CDS encoding YgaP family membrane protein, protein MKKNMGTADKTIRIIIALAVFALYYFNVIGGTLAYVLMALSVIFLLTSFISFCPLYTLFGINTCKTKQ, encoded by the coding sequence ATGAAAAAAAATATGGGAACTGCGGATAAAACTATCCGGATTATCATTGCGCTGGCCGTATTCGCCCTTTATTACTTCAACGTCATTGGAGGCACCTTGGCATACGTATTAATGGCACTGTCTGTCATATTTCTGTTAACCAGCTTTATAAGCTTCTGTCCTCTTTATACTTTGTTCGGCATTAACACCTGTAAAACAAAACAATAA
- a CDS encoding sterol desaturase family protein, translated as MMEYLNAFINAVNGTFNWTWKSIIFDVPWYTNYFWGLILISLVVWGLEVLFPWRKDQKVFRKDFWLDAFYMFFNFFLFAIVISGVYRMLQLLFGDMGITAKSLAIIDFTFWPSWSQLLIFFLILDFVQWFTHILLHRYEILWNFHKVHHSVKEMGFAAHLRYHWMENILYKPLKTFGVMILGGFEPEQAYIVHFLAIAIGHFNHSNIKITWGPLRYVLNNPVMHLYHHAYDLPKGKRYGVNFGISLSLWDYIFRTNYVPEESGTITLGYPGDENMPKDFIGQNISGFGLGKKKS; from the coding sequence ATAATGGAATATTTAAATGCTTTTATCAATGCCGTAAACGGCACTTTTAATTGGACTTGGAAATCAATTATTTTCGATGTGCCTTGGTATACGAATTATTTTTGGGGCCTTATTTTGATTTCCTTAGTGGTCTGGGGACTGGAAGTTCTCTTCCCCTGGCGTAAAGATCAAAAGGTTTTTAGAAAGGATTTTTGGCTGGATGCTTTTTATATGTTTTTCAATTTTTTCCTTTTTGCAATTGTTATAAGCGGTGTTTACAGAATGCTACAACTTCTTTTTGGAGATATGGGGATAACCGCCAAAAGCTTGGCTATTATAGATTTTACTTTCTGGCCTTCTTGGTCCCAATTATTGATTTTTTTCCTGATTTTGGATTTTGTACAGTGGTTCACCCATATTCTCCTGCATCGATATGAAATCTTATGGAACTTTCATAAGGTGCATCATAGTGTAAAGGAAATGGGCTTCGCCGCTCATTTGCGATACCATTGGATGGAAAATATACTATACAAACCCCTAAAAACTTTTGGTGTAATGATCTTGGGTGGTTTTGAGCCTGAACAAGCCTATATTGTTCACTTCTTGGCTATTGCCATAGGTCATTTTAACCATTCCAATATAAAGATTACCTGGGGTCCCTTGAGATATGTGTTGAATAACCCCGTCATGCACTTATACCATCATGCCTATGATTTACCCAAGGGTAAACGATATGGTGTAAATTTTGGAATAAGTCTTAGTCTTTGGGATTATATTTTTAGGACCAATTACGTACCCGAGGAAAGTGGTACCATTACCTTAGGCTATCCTGGAGACGAAAACATGCCCAAGGATTTTATAGGACAAAATATTTCGGGATTTGGTCTTGGAAAGAAAAAATCCTAA
- a CDS encoding cytochrome ubiquinol oxidase subunit I, translated as MDVEILARIQFAFTVAFHYIYPPLSIGIGLIMVIMEGLYLKTGKKEYEILTRFWLKIFAITFGIGVATGIIMEFEFGTNWAVYSKYVGDIFGSALAAEGLFAFGLESTFLGILLFGWNRVSPRVHFISALGVFLGSMFSAVWIVVANSWQQTPAGYHIVGEGLNARAEVTDFWAMVLNPSSVDRIIHTWQGAFLAGAFLVLSVHAYYLYKGRYIVISKKAFKIALSVATIISLTQLLSGHSSADGVSVNQPAKLAAMEGHYEKSAPADLYLLGWVDNETQEVTGIGLPGGLSFLVHQDFNEAIPGLNAFPKDEIPPQVNAVFQFYHIMISIGMFLIALTLYACYLWWRGKLFDKKWVLRIFIFSAILPQIANQVGWFTAEMGRQPWVVYGHLKTSEAFSQEVSSNQILFSLILFLVVYTILFLLFIYSLNKKIKHGPYTEAQNPNEFLKHV; from the coding sequence ATGGATGTAGAAATTCTTGCCCGGATCCAATTCGCTTTTACTGTAGCATTTCACTATATATACCCGCCATTGAGCATTGGCATTGGTTTGATTATGGTAATCATGGAAGGGTTATATTTAAAAACAGGTAAAAAAGAGTACGAGATTTTAACCCGTTTTTGGTTAAAGATATTTGCCATAACCTTTGGTATTGGTGTTGCTACCGGAATTATAATGGAGTTTGAATTTGGCACCAACTGGGCGGTCTATTCTAAATATGTGGGGGATATTTTTGGAAGTGCACTGGCCGCTGAAGGTTTGTTCGCCTTTGGTTTGGAGAGCACTTTTTTAGGAATTTTGCTTTTTGGTTGGAACCGTGTATCACCAAGAGTGCATTTCATCTCTGCACTTGGTGTTTTTTTAGGTTCCATGTTTTCTGCGGTATGGATCGTTGTTGCCAATAGTTGGCAACAAACCCCTGCAGGATATCATATCGTAGGAGAAGGCTTAAATGCCAGGGCCGAAGTTACGGATTTTTGGGCCATGGTCTTGAATCCTTCAAGTGTTGACCGTATTATACATACTTGGCAAGGGGCTTTTTTAGCAGGGGCTTTTTTGGTGCTGAGCGTACATGCCTATTACCTTTATAAAGGCAGATATATTGTCATTTCAAAGAAGGCCTTTAAGATTGCCCTTTCCGTAGCAACAATTATTTCTTTAACGCAATTGCTTTCAGGGCATAGTTCTGCAGATGGTGTATCTGTGAATCAGCCTGCAAAATTAGCCGCCATGGAGGGTCATTATGAAAAATCCGCTCCTGCTGATTTATATCTACTCGGGTGGGTAGATAATGAAACCCAAGAAGTAACGGGAATAGGTTTACCTGGGGGCTTGTCCTTTTTGGTACATCAGGACTTTAATGAAGCAATACCGGGTTTGAACGCTTTCCCAAAGGATGAAATTCCACCACAGGTCAATGCTGTGTTTCAGTTTTACCATATCATGATTTCCATAGGAATGTTTTTAATTGCTTTGACCCTCTACGCCTGTTACCTTTGGTGGAGAGGAAAACTTTTTGACAAGAAGTGGGTATTGCGCATATTCATTTTTTCGGCCATTTTACCCCAAATAGCCAATCAAGTGGGTTGGTTTACAGCTGAAATGGGGAGACAACCCTGGGTTGTATATGGTCATTTAAAAACTAGTGAAGCGTTTTCACAGGAAGTTTCGTCAAATCAAATCCTATTCTCCCTGATTTTATTCCTGGTGGTATATACCATCTTATTCTTGCTGTTTATATATTCCCTCAACAAAAAGATTAAACATGGTCCGTATACCGAAGCTCAAAATCCAAACGAATTCTTGAAACACGTATAA